Proteins encoded by one window of Moorella humiferrea:
- the mtaB gene encoding tRNA (N(6)-L-threonylcarbamoyladenosine(37)-C(2))-methylthiotransferase MtaB has protein sequence MPSPRVALVSLGCKVNQNELEAMKHLFREAGYEIVPFSQKADVYVVHTCTVTHISDRKSRQYIRRARRANPDAVVAVTGCYAQVAPGEVMSIPGVDVIIGTRDRRQLVELVEKARREGITVNAVRPHEAGEAFEELPLVEVSRARAFLKIQEGCEEFCTYCIVPYARGPFRSRAPEAVLKEVQRLVAAGYLEIVLTGVHTGAYGRDLPGGPDLAGLLRQIVQIPGLKRLRISSIDPLDFTPDLKEVLTGEEIICPHYHIPLQSGDDEILRRMGRRYDARYYLDLIASLRARRPRAAFTSDVMVGFPGETEEQFQNTMRVVKEAGLAAIHVFPYSPRRGTPAAAMPDQVDPAVKKERERRLLQLGRKLSRQYAREFLQETMEVLVERALAGRPGVFEGHTGNYLQVAFPAAADPTGSLVAVRLEELRGSLIWGKLVQDVNAGRQENGPGRRIDSIGG, from the coding sequence ATGCCATCTCCCCGGGTAGCCCTGGTCAGCCTGGGCTGCAAAGTCAACCAGAACGAACTGGAAGCAATGAAGCATCTCTTTCGCGAGGCCGGCTATGAAATCGTTCCTTTTTCGCAAAAGGCGGACGTCTATGTAGTCCACACGTGCACCGTTACCCACATCAGCGACCGCAAATCCAGGCAGTACATCCGCCGCGCCCGCCGGGCCAATCCGGACGCGGTGGTAGCCGTAACCGGCTGTTATGCCCAGGTGGCTCCCGGAGAGGTGATGAGTATACCCGGCGTTGATGTAATAATCGGCACCAGGGATCGGCGCCAATTGGTAGAGTTGGTGGAAAAGGCCCGCCGGGAAGGCATTACCGTTAACGCCGTTCGCCCCCATGAGGCGGGCGAAGCCTTTGAAGAGCTTCCCCTGGTGGAGGTAAGCAGGGCCCGGGCATTCCTGAAGATTCAGGAGGGCTGCGAGGAGTTCTGCACCTACTGTATCGTTCCCTATGCCCGTGGGCCCTTCCGCAGCCGGGCGCCGGAGGCGGTCCTGAAGGAAGTACAGCGCCTGGTAGCTGCCGGCTATCTGGAAATAGTCCTTACCGGCGTCCACACCGGTGCCTACGGCCGTGACCTTCCGGGGGGACCGGATCTGGCTGGCCTGCTGCGGCAGATAGTCCAGATACCGGGCCTCAAACGCCTGCGGATCAGTTCCATCGACCCCCTGGATTTTACTCCGGACTTAAAGGAGGTCCTGACGGGAGAAGAGATCATTTGTCCCCACTATCATATCCCCCTGCAGAGCGGCGACGACGAAATCCTCAGGCGAATGGGACGGCGGTACGACGCCCGCTATTATCTCGATTTAATCGCCTCCCTGCGTGCCCGGCGTCCCCGGGCCGCCTTTACCAGCGACGTCATGGTAGGCTTTCCGGGCGAAACGGAAGAACAGTTTCAAAATACCATGAGGGTGGTGAAGGAGGCAGGACTGGCAGCCATCCACGTGTTTCCCTACTCACCGCGCCGGGGGACGCCGGCCGCGGCCATGCCCGACCAGGTAGATCCGGCGGTAAAAAAGGAGAGGGAACGGCGGCTCCTGCAGTTGGGACGCAAACTCTCCCGCCAGTACGCCCGGGAATTTTTGCAGGAAACCATGGAAGTTCTGGTGGAAAGGGCCCTGGCCGGGCGTCCGGGAGTTTTTGAAGGCCACACCGGTAACTATTTACAGGTCGCTTTTCCGGCGGCGGCAGACCCGACGGGGAGCCTGGTCGCAGTGAGGCTGGAGGAACTGCGGGGAAGTTTAATTTGGGGGAAATTAGTGCAAGATGTTAACGCGGGGCGGCAGGAAAATGGCCCTGGGAGGAGAATAGATTCCATAGGTGGATAG
- a CDS encoding histidine triad nucleotide-binding protein → MAADCIFCKIAAGELPSEIVYSDDQVVAFKDIRPVAPVHILIIPRKHIPDLTAITEEDRELLGHIHLVAVEIARQMGLSERGFRIVNNCKEEGGQVVYHLHFHLLGGRQLRILG, encoded by the coding sequence GTGGCCGCAGACTGCATATTTTGCAAGATAGCCGCGGGCGAACTTCCGTCAGAGATAGTATATTCAGACGATCAAGTTGTAGCCTTCAAAGACATCAGGCCGGTGGCACCCGTACATATCCTGATTATACCCAGAAAACATATTCCCGACCTCACGGCCATAACGGAGGAAGACCGGGAACTCCTCGGTCACATACACCTGGTGGCGGTGGAGATTGCCCGGCAGATGGGGTTGAGTGAGCGCGGGTTTCGCATAGTAAATAACTGCAAGGAAGAAGGCGGCCAAGTCGTTTACCACCTGCACTTCCATTTGTTAGGCGGCAGGCAGCTGCGCATCCTCGGTTGA
- the rpsU gene encoding 30S ribosomal protein S21: MSEVRIGKNESIDAALKRFKRICQKAGILSEARRREHYEKPSVRRKKKSEAARKRRWH; the protein is encoded by the coding sequence TTGAGCGAGGTTAGAATCGGCAAGAACGAATCCATCGATGCCGCTCTGAAGCGGTTCAAGCGTATCTGCCAGAAGGCGGGTATCCTCTCCGAGGCGCGGCGCCGGGAACATTATGAAAAACCCAGTGTCAGGCGCAAGAAAAAATCCGAGGCGGCTCGCAAGCGTCGCTGGCATTGA
- the yqfC gene encoding sporulation protein YqfC has translation MKRRSRHSLVDRARRLERAVTEYLELPADAVLDLSRLTLLGNGRLIVENHRGISTYRDDLVRLHLTTGELAIKGTGLLLKEIRPDAIALEGTIHSLEFLK, from the coding sequence ATGAAAAGACGTTCCCGGCACAGTCTCGTGGACAGGGCCAGACGCCTGGAGAGGGCCGTTACCGAATACCTGGAATTGCCGGCGGATGCCGTCCTGGACCTGTCCCGTCTGACTTTGTTAGGCAATGGCAGGCTTATAGTAGAAAACCACCGGGGTATAAGCACCTACCGGGATGATCTGGTGCGCCTGCACCTTACCACCGGCGAATTGGCGATCAAGGGGACGGGCCTGCTCCTCAAAGAAATTCGACCGGACGCCATTGCCCTGGAAGGCACCATCCATTCTTTGGAATTTCTGAAATGA
- the yqfD gene encoding sporulation protein YqfD, with translation MPWRSIMNNLEGYLLLEVRGGDPEKFLNEALAANITLWDIVFNKDGGIQAKMRVDEIHALRSLAHRSGCRVRIVDKRGWPFYGRRLRRRQVLVAGSLFFLLAVYFLSTFVWVIHVRPEGEPLKVLTPEQVLAAARAEGLQPGIRKSAIDVRVLEEGIERRLPQAAWIGIRFRGTLAEIAVVEKAAAPPEERETGPASIVAAKDGVIKDILVIDGEGRVKVGDTVRRGEILISGLILPSGPEQPQGGAPSSQPPQEPRLVRARGEVKARVWYEGEKSVERRRIFTVPTGRHQETITVQIVGRRYIIKGPEGPPYAHYHRENKVVALPSWRNFIVPVELIITTYSEVQINSRQLSYEEAVRTAGEEILAELKRKLPPGAVVTGEKIIPISKPEEETVRVRAWIETEEDIGQVVPLGGG, from the coding sequence GTGCCCTGGCGCAGCATAATGAACAACCTGGAAGGCTATCTGCTCCTGGAAGTTCGTGGTGGCGATCCAGAAAAATTCCTCAATGAGGCCCTGGCCGCAAATATTACCCTTTGGGATATAGTCTTCAATAAAGACGGCGGCATTCAGGCCAAAATGAGGGTGGACGAAATACACGCCCTGCGTTCTCTGGCCCATAGGAGCGGCTGCCGGGTACGCATTGTGGACAAGCGGGGCTGGCCTTTTTACGGCCGCCGCCTGCGGCGGCGCCAGGTACTTGTTGCAGGCAGCCTCTTCTTTTTGCTGGCCGTCTATTTTTTATCTACCTTTGTCTGGGTGATCCATGTTCGCCCGGAAGGCGAACCCCTTAAGGTCCTTACCCCGGAACAGGTTTTGGCCGCCGCCCGGGCTGAAGGTTTGCAACCGGGGATCAGAAAAAGCGCCATCGACGTCCGCGTCCTCGAAGAAGGGATAGAAAGGCGCCTGCCCCAGGCCGCCTGGATAGGTATACGCTTTAGGGGAACCCTGGCCGAAATCGCCGTAGTAGAAAAAGCGGCGGCTCCTCCGGAGGAGCGGGAGACTGGTCCGGCAAGTATCGTGGCCGCCAAGGACGGGGTGATCAAGGATATCCTCGTCATCGACGGCGAAGGTAGGGTCAAGGTCGGCGACACCGTGCGGCGGGGGGAGATTTTAATATCCGGCTTAATTTTGCCGTCCGGCCCGGAACAGCCGCAGGGTGGGGCCCCTTCTTCCCAACCGCCCCAGGAGCCGCGCCTGGTCCGGGCACGGGGTGAGGTAAAGGCTCGCGTCTGGTATGAAGGAGAAAAAAGCGTTGAGCGCCGGCGAATTTTTACAGTACCTACGGGGCGCCACCAGGAGACGATTACGGTGCAGATTGTCGGGCGACGCTATATAATAAAAGGACCGGAAGGTCCTCCTTACGCCCACTACCACCGGGAAAATAAAGTTGTGGCCCTGCCGTCCTGGAGGAATTTTATCGTGCCCGTCGAACTCATTATTACGACATATAGCGAAGTTCAAATCAACTCGCGACAGCTTTCCTATGAAGAAGCGGTGCGGACTGCCGGTGAAGAGATCCTGGCGGAACTTAAAAGAAAGTTGCCGCCCGGTGCAGTCGTGACAGGGGAAAAGATAATTCCCATAAGCAAACCAGAAGAAGAAACGGTTCGCGTTCGCGCCTGGATAGAAACGGAAGAAGACATCGGCCAGGTCGTACCCCTGGGCGGCGGTTAA
- a CDS encoding PhoH family protein, which produces MDKTLVTDYETRLVVGSNGEAVNLFGHQDENLKFIESRTSARIIARGNEVTVRGSRQEVEELERLFRQLIKLARAGTTINTATINYAWNMVRLEDRVGEGHTDLAQALGEVLYVTPRGKHIRPKTLGQLRYVQAMRRYDIVFGIGPAGTGKTYLAVVMAVNALRSRSVERIILARPAVEAGEKLGFLPGDLQEKVNPYLRPLYDGLYDILGMETAQKYMEKNIIEVAPLAYMRGRTLDDAFIILDEAQNTTSEQMKMFLTRIGFGSRAVITGDVTQVDLPRDTTSGLVEAQRILKGIEGIAIEYLTEADVVRHPLVQEIIKAYERSDRMCRGSG; this is translated from the coding sequence ATGGATAAAACCTTGGTCACCGATTACGAAACCCGGCTGGTAGTCGGCAGCAACGGTGAAGCAGTCAACCTTTTCGGACATCAGGACGAAAATCTTAAGTTTATTGAGAGCCGGACTTCGGCCCGCATCATAGCCAGGGGCAATGAGGTGACGGTGAGGGGGTCACGCCAGGAAGTCGAGGAACTGGAAAGATTATTCAGGCAGCTGATTAAGCTAGCCCGGGCCGGTACGACCATAAACACGGCCACCATCAATTACGCCTGGAACATGGTGCGCCTGGAGGATCGGGTCGGCGAGGGCCATACCGACCTTGCTCAGGCCCTGGGAGAGGTTCTTTACGTCACCCCGAGGGGCAAGCATATCCGGCCGAAGACTTTGGGACAGCTTCGCTACGTCCAGGCCATGCGCCGTTATGATATCGTCTTCGGCATCGGACCCGCCGGTACGGGGAAGACCTATCTGGCCGTAGTCATGGCCGTCAACGCCCTCCGGTCCCGGAGCGTAGAAAGGATAATCCTCGCCCGTCCGGCAGTGGAAGCCGGGGAGAAGCTCGGTTTCCTGCCCGGGGACCTGCAGGAAAAGGTCAACCCTTACCTCCGCCCCCTGTACGACGGCCTTTACGATATTTTGGGGATGGAAACGGCACAAAAATATATGGAAAAAAATATTATAGAAGTAGCGCCCTTGGCCTACATGCGAGGGCGTACCCTGGACGATGCCTTTATCATCCTGGATGAGGCCCAGAACACCACCTCCGAGCAGATGAAGATGTTTCTAACGAGAATCGGTTTTGGCTCTCGGGCGGTCATCACCGGTGACGTCACCCAGGTGGACCTGCCCCGGGACACTACTTCCGGCCTGGTGGAAGCCCAGCGGATTTTAAAGGGCATCGAGGGCATTGCCATTGAATATCTCACTGAGGCCGATGTGGTCCGCCATCCCCTCGTCCAGGAAATAATCAAAGCCTACGAGAGGAGTGACCGGATGTGCCGTGGCAGCGGTTGA